A genome region from Schistocerca nitens isolate TAMUIC-IGC-003100 chromosome 4, iqSchNite1.1, whole genome shotgun sequence includes the following:
- the LOC126253059 gene encoding cuticle protein 38-like: MYKLVILLCAVAAAHAGYLGGYAAPAVAVAHAPVAVAPAASSIANTYRISQTARVLAAPAVAAAPVAYAAPAVAAAPVAYAAPAIAAAPVAYAAPAYAAPFLKVH; encoded by the exons ATGTACAAGCTG GTGATCCTTCTGTGCGCCGTGGCCGCCGCCCACGCCGGCTACCTGGGAggctacgccgcccccgccgtcgccgTGGCCCACGCCCCCGTGGCCGTGGCGCCCGCCGCCTCCTCCATCGCCAACACGTACAGGATCTCGCAGACGGCCCGCGTCCTGgccgcccccgccgtcgccgccgcccccgTGGCCTACGCCGCTCCCGCCGTAGCCGCCGCCCCCGTGGCCTACGCCGCTCCCGCCATCGCTGCTGCACCCGTCGCCTACGCTGCCCCAGCATACGCTGCTCCCTTTCTCAAGGTGCACTAA
- the LOC126253087 gene encoding cuticle protein 12.5-like — protein MYKLVILMCAVAAAHAGYLGGYAAPAVAVAPAVAAPAVAVAHAPVAVAPAASSYANTYRVSQTARLLAAPAVAAAPLAYAAPAIHAPVAYAAPAVAAPILKYH, from the exons ATGTACAAGCTG GTGATCCTGATGTGCGCCGTGGCCGCCGCCCACGCCGGCTACCTGGGAggctacgccgcccccgccgtcgccgTGGCACCTGCCGTGGCCGCCCCCGCCGTCGCAGTCGCTCACGCCCCCGTGGCCGTGGCGCCCGCCGCCTCCTCGTACGCCAACACGTACCGCGTGTCGCAGACCGCCCGCCTCCTGgccgcccccgccgtcgccgccgcccctCTGGCCTACGCCGCCCCGGCCATCCACGCCCCTGTGGCCTACGCTGCACCTGCTGTCGCTGCTCCGATTCTCAAATACCACTAA